One stretch of Micromonospora echinospora DNA includes these proteins:
- a CDS encoding ABC transporter ATP-binding protein yields MPATDDPAIVLDSVSKSYGEVRAVDDVTVSIGRGEFFGMLGPNGAGKTTLIEMIEGLRTPDRGTVRVLGMSPTPRNLDLLPKIGVQTQRSAFFTRLTAREHLVTVAALYGLPASVADRALKLVGLTDSADIRVTNVSGGQRQRLAIASAIVHDPQVIFLDEPTAALDPQARRDLGQLLRELKAGGKTIVYTTHHLDEAQALCDRVAILAAGRVLALDSPRELIARSGVGTRLVVPAGRLSAEQAGQIDGVDGIDFEDGAVVLRTTQTARVLAALGAEGGLDEVETRPATLEDVYLQLMGAPQA; encoded by the coding sequence ATGCCAGCCACCGACGATCCGGCCATCGTGCTGGACTCCGTGAGCAAGTCGTACGGCGAGGTGAGAGCGGTGGACGACGTCACCGTCTCGATCGGCCGCGGCGAGTTCTTCGGCATGCTCGGGCCCAACGGCGCGGGCAAGACGACTCTCATCGAGATGATCGAAGGTCTGCGGACCCCGGACCGCGGCACCGTGCGGGTGCTCGGCATGTCGCCGACGCCGCGCAACCTCGACCTGCTGCCGAAGATCGGCGTGCAGACCCAGCGGTCGGCGTTCTTCACCCGGCTGACCGCCCGGGAACATCTGGTGACCGTCGCCGCGCTCTACGGCCTGCCCGCCTCCGTCGCGGACCGGGCGCTGAAGCTGGTCGGGCTGACCGACTCGGCCGACATCCGGGTCACGAACGTCTCCGGTGGACAGCGCCAGCGCCTCGCCATCGCCTCGGCGATCGTGCACGACCCCCAGGTGATCTTCCTGGACGAGCCGACCGCCGCCCTGGACCCGCAGGCCCGTCGTGATCTCGGGCAGTTGCTGCGGGAGCTGAAGGCGGGCGGCAAGACCATCGTCTACACCACCCATCACCTGGACGAGGCGCAGGCGCTGTGCGACCGGGTCGCCATCCTCGCCGCCGGGCGAGTCCTGGCCCTGGACAGCCCACGGGAGCTGATCGCGCGATCCGGCGTCGGCACCCGTCTCGTCGTACCCGCCGGCCGGCTCAGCGCGGAGCAGGCCGGCCAGATCGACGGCGTCGACGGGATCGACTTCGAGGACGGCGCGGTCGTCCTGCGTACCACCCAGACGGCCCGGGTGCTGGCCGCCCTCGGCGCCGAGGGCGGCCTCGACGAGGTGGAGACCCGCCCGGCCACCCTGGAAGACGTCTACCTGCAACTGATGGGAGCGCCGCAGGCATGA
- a CDS encoding peptidase M50: protein MTSPALLGKRPRLRDDLLFSRPLNRGTATVHLVKDRRSGRAFELSDKERFLVRRLDGVRSLAEVGDEYAAAYGRRLGDDHWVRLLWLLHQRGLLVGRPGEPEAAPVARHDRLDRWARLLGRLLSPASVAGWGLLVAALLVAVAWHAGPLWQAARPAFTDPLSLLLLGLLAWAGAAVHEFAHALTAVRLGATVKRINLVTLTCQIEDYAFLPRRRDQAVIAAAGGVANGMVLLLAGALLAALPGAFADRLFSAYVLVAAVQTIVNFVPLPPLDGYKMASHLLDTLDLAPESRRYLYTALGRLPRRGRVRYPRRAAVRLGLYGLWWLFAAASVAACVISFAGALLESTLGVFGHVLPAAVVALTLAGWLARPRRAGSAGRSHPSHQQNIEAHKRKA from the coding sequence GTGACCAGCCCGGCGCTGCTCGGCAAGCGTCCCCGCCTCCGCGACGACCTGCTCTTCTCCCGCCCCTTGAACCGGGGCACGGCCACCGTCCATCTGGTCAAGGACCGTCGCAGCGGCCGGGCGTTCGAGCTGTCGGACAAGGAACGGTTCCTGGTGCGCCGGCTGGACGGGGTCCGTTCCCTGGCTGAGGTGGGCGACGAGTACGCGGCCGCGTACGGCCGCCGGCTCGGCGACGACCACTGGGTGCGGCTGTTGTGGCTGCTGCACCAGCGGGGCCTGCTCGTCGGCAGACCCGGTGAGCCGGAGGCGGCGCCGGTGGCGCGTCACGACCGGCTCGACAGGTGGGCCCGCCTGCTGGGCCGGCTGCTGAGCCCCGCGTCGGTCGCCGGGTGGGGCCTGCTGGTGGCGGCGCTGCTGGTGGCCGTCGCCTGGCACGCCGGACCGCTGTGGCAGGCGGCCCGACCGGCGTTCACGGACCCGCTCAGCCTGCTCCTGCTCGGGCTGCTCGCCTGGGCGGGCGCGGCCGTCCACGAGTTCGCGCACGCGCTGACCGCGGTCCGTCTCGGCGCCACCGTCAAGCGGATCAACCTGGTCACGCTCACCTGCCAGATCGAGGACTACGCCTTCCTGCCGAGGCGGCGGGACCAGGCGGTGATCGCCGCCGCCGGCGGGGTGGCGAACGGGATGGTGCTGCTGCTCGCCGGCGCGCTCCTCGCCGCCCTGCCGGGCGCTTTCGCCGACCGGCTGTTCAGCGCGTACGTGCTGGTCGCCGCCGTGCAGACCATCGTCAACTTCGTTCCGCTCCCACCGTTGGACGGCTACAAGATGGCCAGCCACCTCCTGGACACGCTGGACCTGGCGCCGGAGAGCCGCCGCTACCTGTACACCGCACTGGGCCGGTTGCCCCGCCGCGGCCGTGTCCGCTATCCGAGGCGGGCCGCCGTACGCCTCGGTCTGTACGGCCTGTGGTGGCTGTTCGCCGCCGCGTCGGTGGCCGCCTGTGTGATCTCCTTCGCCGGCGCGCTCCTGGAGTCCACACTGGGCGTGTTCGGACATGTCCTGCCCGCCGCGGTCGTCGCGCTGACGCTCGCCGGCTGGCTGGCCCGGCCCCGGCGTGCCGGCTCCGCGGGTCGCTCTCATCCGTCACACCAGCAGAACATCGAAGCCCACAAGCGAAAGGCGTGA
- a CDS encoding ABC transporter permease encodes MSAYTALARASYKASVRDGTTLFFTFAFPLVFLVIFGLIFRNQEVAETGHGYIDFIAPGVLSWGLASAALFGVSFTLMQWRNDDLLRIIRLSPTSIWSVVGSRYAVALAIGVAQSLLFVGVAMLPFLGMRPDGKWPLSLPMMLLAVTTFLALGLIVGSRADTAEAVAAIANCIVVPMAFLSGSFYPLELMPGWLQGISRALPLRYVNDGMAYAFTGFGSMTDYLVACGALVGFAVVFAVIGVRTFRWSHSS; translated from the coding sequence ATGAGCGCATACACCGCACTGGCCCGGGCCAGCTACAAGGCGAGCGTCCGGGACGGCACGACGCTGTTCTTCACGTTCGCGTTCCCGCTGGTCTTCCTGGTCATCTTCGGACTGATCTTCCGCAACCAGGAGGTCGCCGAGACCGGCCACGGATACATCGACTTCATCGCGCCGGGCGTGCTGTCGTGGGGCCTGGCCAGCGCCGCGCTGTTCGGCGTGTCGTTCACCCTGATGCAGTGGCGCAACGACGACCTGCTGCGCATCATCCGGCTGTCGCCGACGAGCATCTGGTCCGTGGTCGGCTCCCGCTACGCGGTCGCGCTCGCCATCGGCGTCGCGCAGAGCCTGCTCTTCGTCGGCGTGGCCATGCTGCCCTTCCTGGGCATGCGTCCGGACGGGAAGTGGCCGCTGTCCCTGCCGATGATGCTGCTGGCGGTGACCACGTTCCTGGCGCTGGGCCTGATCGTCGGCTCGCGTGCGGACACCGCGGAGGCGGTGGCCGCGATCGCCAACTGCATCGTGGTGCCGATGGCCTTCCTGTCGGGGTCGTTCTATCCCCTGGAGCTGATGCCCGGGTGGTTGCAGGGCATCTCCCGGGCGCTGCCGCTGCGCTACGTCAACGACGGTATGGCGTACGCCTTCACCGGGTTCGGCTCCATGACCGACTATCTGGTGGCGTGCGGCGCGCTGGTCGGCTTCGCTGTCGTGTTCGCGGTCATCGGCGTGCGTACCTTCCGGTGGAGCCACAGCTCGTGA
- a CDS encoding lantibiotic dehydratase C-terminal domain-containing protein, with protein MTVSAAAPTDPRGDWLALHVFYAANPQPLLVECVVPLIRELTDRNLLAGHFFINYWLEGPHVRLRLRPRTPSDEPAVRALAEAAIQRFLTTRPALYAMGTGYLRELYDILFALEFPGGRPAELVDDNGQMLLQPNNSFSYRPYEPEYGKYGGPDGIEVAEWHFRHSSDVVLRALATMNLHLRPVLLGTAAQLMTVLAGTFLPDRAELVDFLDRYHHFWHRAFAGTELIGAEEYRRMYDGVAPELGPRVERILDLVARGDVAHLPGFLRGWAEHAGELRERVLGLAASGRLTLRSWDGSGERVVTDPAEALAALLSPYLHMTNNRLHATIRDEAYLSYLLARVLREPAVAA; from the coding sequence ATGACCGTGTCGGCCGCCGCGCCCACCGACCCCCGCGGGGACTGGCTGGCGCTGCACGTGTTCTACGCCGCCAACCCGCAGCCGCTGCTCGTCGAGTGTGTGGTGCCACTGATCCGCGAGCTCACCGACCGGAACCTGCTCGCCGGGCACTTCTTCATCAACTACTGGCTGGAGGGGCCGCACGTGCGGCTGCGCCTGCGGCCCCGTACCCCGTCGGACGAGCCGGCGGTGCGGGCGTTGGCCGAGGCGGCGATCCAGCGGTTCCTCACCACCCGCCCCGCCCTGTACGCCATGGGCACCGGCTATCTGCGCGAGCTCTACGACATCCTGTTCGCCCTGGAGTTCCCGGGCGGACGGCCGGCGGAACTGGTCGACGACAACGGCCAGATGCTGCTGCAACCCAACAACTCGTTCAGCTACCGGCCCTACGAGCCGGAGTACGGAAAGTACGGCGGGCCGGACGGCATCGAGGTCGCCGAGTGGCACTTCCGGCACTCCAGCGACGTCGTGCTGCGAGCCCTCGCGACGATGAACCTGCACCTGCGACCGGTGCTGCTGGGCACTGCCGCCCAGTTGATGACGGTGCTGGCCGGGACGTTCCTGCCGGACCGGGCGGAACTGGTCGACTTCCTCGACCGCTACCACCACTTCTGGCACCGGGCCTTCGCCGGCACCGAGCTGATCGGGGCCGAGGAGTATCGCCGGATGTACGACGGGGTCGCGCCGGAGCTGGGACCGCGGGTCGAACGCATCCTCGACCTCGTGGCACGGGGGGATGTCGCGCACCTGCCCGGCTTCCTGCGCGGTTGGGCCGAGCACGCCGGGGAGCTTCGGGAGCGGGTGCTCGGGCTGGCCGCGTCAGGACGGCTGACGCTCCGGTCGTGGGACGGCAGCGGGGAGCGGGTGGTCACCGACCCGGCCGAGGCGCTGGCCGCGCTGCTCTCGCCGTACCTGCACATGACGAACAACCGGCTGCACGCCACCATCCGCGACGAGGCGTACCTGTCGTACCTGCTCGCCCGGGTGCTGCGGGAGCCGGCGGTGGCGGCGTGA